In Streptomyces sp. NBC_01381, the sequence GCCGAGCTTGTTGGCGAAGCCGAACTTCGTGGCGAGGACGGCGTCGTCACGCCGCCCGGCCAGGGCACGGCCGATCAGCTCCTCGTTGTGGCCGTTGCCGTAGAAGTCGGACGTGTCGAGGAGGGTGACGCCGAGGTCGAGCGCACGGTGGATGGTCGCGATGGACTGGGTGTCGTCCGAAGCGCCGTAAGCGTGACTCATCCCCATGCAGCCGAGTCCCTGCGCCGAGACGGTGAGTGCGCCGAGACGGCGCGTGGGAAGGGTGGTCATGCCGGTACCTCCAGGTGGAGCAAGGTGGACGTCTCCGACCCTAGGAGCTGGAGCCGACTCCAAGTCAAGCCGATTAAGCGGTGGTTGCGGCGCTCAGGCCTGGTCGGCCGCCTTGTGCAGCTCCGCCACGACGATCTTCTTCATGCCGAGCATGGCCTTCATGGCGCGCTGCGCCCGCCCCGCGTCCGGGTCGGCGAGGAGCTTGACCAGGTCCTCGGGAACGACCTGCCAGGACAGTCCGAACTTGTCCTTGAGCCAGCCGCACGGGCCTTCCTCGCCGCCCTCGGAGAGCTTCGTCCAGTAGTGGTCGACCTCTTCCTGGTCGGCACAGTCGATGCTGAGGGAGACCGCCTCGTTGAAGGTGAACTCGGGGCCGCCGTTGAGCGCCAGGTACGGCTGCCCGTCGAGCACGAATTCGACGGTCAGCACGGTCCCGGCCGGTCGCGGGCCGGCCTCGCCGTAGTGGGAGACATTCGTGATCTTCGAGTTCGGGAAGACCGACACGTAGAACTTGGCGGCTTCCTCGCCCTGTGTGTCGAACCAGAGGTTGGGCGTGATGCGGGGCATGGCTCTCTCCTGTCGCTCGGGTCTGTCTGCCTCTACTGGTCTGTCTGCCTCTACTGACCGTGCCCCCTGCGGAAACTCATCGCTGTGACGGGGGCCGGATGGGTGGCCCGGCGAGGTGAATTTGTCTGCGGAATATGCCGATTCCGCGTATAATTGCGGCTACTTCGAGCTATGAGCCGGTTGTCGTGTACGTCGAGTCTGTGTGCGTCACATGTCATGGCCCGGGCGCTCGCCAAGTGAACAGTGCGCCGGGCCGTGGGCCCGCTCGATCCCAAGGGTGTCTGCCGCTCCACGCGCGGCCGGCGCCCCTTTCTCATGCGTGCGCCAAGAGGTGAATCTCCATGAGACGCATACTGCTCCTCGTCTCGGCCGTGCTGCTGGGTCTGGGAGCCGTCTTTGCTCCCAGTGCCTGGGCCGGCAGCCCCCACTTCGTGTCGGTCGACGCCCAGCGCGACGGCAACAGCCTGACCGTCTCCGGCAAGGAAGCGGGGCTCGGCAACGAGAGCCAGGTGACCATCGAAGTCAGCGCCACCGCCAACTGCATCAACCCCGGCGGCCATGGCCCCAAGGCTGCCAACAAGCAGTCCGTGAGCAACGAGGGCACCTTCCCGGTCCAGAACGGCAAGGCCGTGTTCACCCTGACGGTCACAGCCTCGTTCCAGCCCGAATGCAGTCCTCCCATGACGGTGACCTTCACCAACGTCGTGGTTGCTGACACCGCACACGGTGTCGTCGCCAAGGTGCCCGGCACCTTCTAGTCGCTCTCGCGGCACCCCTCCATCGGCGGCCCGCGCTGCGACCGCGCTCGCGGGCCGCGGTCTATGCGGTGCGTTGCATAAACGTGCATCGAGACGTATAGTCATGCCATCCAAGAGGAGGGTTCCATGGCGGTACGCGCAGCAGTGGCAGGGGCGAGTGGGTACGCGGGCGGAGAGCTTTTGCGTCTGCTGCTCGTCCACCCCGAGGTGGAGATCGGCGCTCTGACCGCCAACTCGAACGCGGGCCAGCGCCTGGGTACGCTCCAGCCGCATCTGTTCCCGCTCGCCGACCGCGTCCTGGAGCCGACCACCACCGAGGTCCTCGCGGGCCAGGGCCGTCGGCATGATGTGGTCTTCCTGGCACTGCCCCACGGGCAGTCCGCGGCCGTCGCCGAGCAGCTCGGCCCTGACGTCCTCGTCGTCGACATGGGCGCCGACTTCCGGCTGAAGGACGCGGGGGACTGGGAGAAGTTCTACGGCAGCGAGCACGCCGGTACGTGGCCCTATGGGCTGCCCGAACTGCCGGGCGCCCGCGCGGCGTTGGAGGGGGCCAAGCGCATCGCGGTGCCCGGTTGCTATCCGACGGCCGTCTCGCTCGCGCTCTTCCCTGCGTACGCGGCGGACCTCGTCGAGGCCGAAGCGGTGATCGTCGCGGCGTCCGGCACCTCCGGCGCGGGCAAGGCGGCCAAGCCGCACCTCCTTGGCTCGGAGGTCATGGGGAACATGTCGCCGTACGGAGTCGGGGGCGTGCACCGGCACACACCCGAGATGATCCAGAACCTCTCCGCCGCCGCGGGCACCCCCGTCTCGGTCTCCTTCACGCCGACCCTCGCCCCGATGCCGCGCGGCATCCTCGCCACCTGCAGCGCGAAGGCGAAGGACGGCGTCACCGCCGCATCCGTCCGGGCCGCGTACGAGAAGGCCTTCGCCGACGAGCCGTTCGTCCACCTGCTCCCCGAGGGGCAGTGGCCCGCGACCGCCGCCGTGTACGGCTCGAACGCCGTGCAGATCCAGGTCGCGTACGACGAGGCGGCGGGCCGCGTCATCGTGATCGGCGCCATCGACAACCTCACCAAGGGCACCGCGGGCGGCGCCCTGCAGAGCATGAACATCGCCCTCGGCCTCGACGAGGCCACCGGGCTCACTACGATCGGAGTCGCGCCGTGAGTGTGACGGCAGCTAAGGGATTCACGGCCGCGGGCATCGCCGCCGGGATCAAGCAGAACGGCAACCCGGACCTGGCCCTCGTGGTCAACACCGGGCCCTGCCTGGCCGCCGCGGGCGTCTTCACCTCCAACCGCGTCAAGGCCGCCCCCGTCCTCTGGTCGGAGCAGGTCCTCAAGGGCGGCCTGGTCTCCGCCGTCATCCTCAACTCCGGTGGCGCCAACGCCTGTACGGGCCCGCAGGGCTTCCAGGACACGCACGCCACCGCGGAGAAGGTCGCCGAGGTGCTCGACGGGGTGAACGCCGGCGAGGTCGCCGTCGCGTCGACCGGACTCATCGGCGTCACGCTGCCCATGGACAAGCTGCTGCCGGGCGTCGAGACGGCCGCCGGTGAACTCTCCGCGCACGGCGGCGAGAAGGCCGCCATCGCCATCAAGACCACCGACAGCGTGCACAAGACCTCCGTCGTCACCAAGGACGGCTGGACGGTCGGCGGCATGGCCAAGGGCGCGGGCATGCTCGCGCCGGGCCTCGCCACGATGCTCGTCGTCCTCACCACCGACGCCGACCTCGGGGCCGACGTCCTGGACCGGGCGCTGCGGGACGCCACCCGGCTCACCTTCGACCGGGTCGACTCCGACGGCTGCATGTCGACCAACGACACGGTGCTGCTTCTCGCCTCGGGCGCGGCCCAAGTCGCCCCGGAGTACGCCGAGTTCGCCGATGCCGTGCGCGAGGTCTGCGACGACCTGGGGCGGCAGCTGATCGGTGACGCCGAGGGTGCCAGCAAGGACATCAAGGTCGAGGTCGTGAACGCGGCGAGCGAGGCCGACGCCGTCGAGGTCGGCCGGTCCATCGCCCGCAACAACCTCCTCAAGTGCGCCCTGCACGGCGAGGACCCCAACTGGGGCCGGGTGCTCTCCGCGATCGGCACCACGTCCGCGGCCTTCGAGCCCGACCTGCTGAACGTCGCCATCAACGGCGTCTGGGTCTGCAAGAACGGCTCCGTCGGCGAGGACCGCGAGCTGGTCGACATGCGCTACCGGGAGGTCGTCATCACCGCCGACCTGGCCGCGGGCGACGAGACCGCCACGATCTGGACCAACGACCTCACCGCCGACTACGTCCACGAGAACAGCGCGTACAGCTCATGAGTACTCCCACCGCCCGGAAGCACACCGCCCTGCCCAAGGCGCAGATCCTCATCGAGGCGCTGCCCTGGCTGACCCGGCACCGCGGCAAGACCGTCGTCATCAAGTTCGGCGGCAACGCCATGATCGACGAGGAGCTGAAGGCCGCCTTCGCGCAGGACGTCGTCTTCCTGCACCACGCGGGCCTCAGGCCCGTCGTCGTGCACGGCGGCGGACCGCAGATCAGCAAGGCCCTCGACCGGCACGGCATCGTCAGCGAGTTCAAGGCGGGCCTGCGCGTCACCACCGAGGACGCCATGGACGTCGTACGCATGGTGCTCGCCGGACAGGTGCAGCGCGAGCTCGTCGGCCTGCTCAACCAGCACGGCCCGCTCGCCGTCGGCCTCACCGGCGAGGACGCGCACACCATCACCGCCACCAAGCACACGCCCCGCATCGAGGGCGAGCTGGTCGACATCGGCCGGGTCGGCGAGATCACCGAGATCGACACCGGCGCCATCGAGGCCCTGCTCGCCGACGGCCGCATCCCGGTCGTCTCCTCGATCGCCCGCTCCCAGGACGACGGACATGTCTACAACGTCAATGCTGATACGGCGGCTGCGGCACTCGCTGCGGCGCTGGACGCCGAGACCCTGATGGTCCTGACGGACGTCGAGGGCCTCTACGAGGACTGGCCCAACAGCGACGAGGTCATCAGCCGCCTCACCGCCGCCGAGCTGGAGAAGCTCCTGCCCGAGCTGGCCAGCGGCATGGTCCCGAAGATGGAGGGCTGTCTGCACGCCGTGCGCAACGGCGTGGAGACGGCCCGCGTGATCGACGGCCGCGTCCAGCACTCGATCCTCCTTGAGATCTTCACCGACGAGGGCATCGGCACGATGGTCGTGCCCGACGCAGAGGGGGAAGCGGAATGACCGGCAACCAGGAGCTGACCGCGCGCTGGCAGGGCGCGCTCATGGACAACTACGGCACTCCCCGGCTGCCCCTCGTGCGCGGCGCGGGCAGCAGGCTGTGGGACGCGGACGGCAATGAGTACGTCGATTTCGTCGGCGGCATCGCGGTCAACGCGCTCGGCCACGCCCACCCGGCGATCGTCGAGGCGGTCAGCGCCCAGATCGGCTCCCTCGGCCACGTATCGAACCTCTTCGTCGCCGAGCCGCCCGTCGCGCTCGCCGAGAAGCTGCTCCAGCTCTTCGGCCGCGAGGGGAAGGTGTACTTCTGCAACTCCGGCGCGGAGGCCAACGAGGGCGCCTTCAAGATCGGCCGCCTGACCGGCCGTTCGCACATGGTCGCCACCGAGGGCGGCTTCCACGGCCGGACCATGGGCGCGCTCGCGCTCACCGGCCAGCCCGGCAAGCAGGAGCCGTTCCTGCCGCTGCCCGGCGACGTCACGCATGTCCCGTACGGCGATGTCGAGGCGCTGCGCGCGGCGGTCACCACCGACACCGCCCTCGTGATCATCGAGCCCATCCAGGGCGAGAACGGCGTCGTCGTGCCGCCCGCGGGCTATCTGAAGGCGGCCCGGGAGATCACCGCGGCCACCGGGACGCTGCTCGTCCTGGACGAGGTGCAGACCGGAATCGGCCGTACCGGCCACTGGTTCGAGTACCTCGCGCACGAGGGCGTCCAGCCGGATGTCGTCACGCTCGCGAAGGGCCTGGGCGGCGGACTGCCGCTCGGCGCGACCGTCGCGTTCGGTGCGGCCGCGGAGCTCTTCAAGCCCGGTCACCACGGCACGACGTTCGGCGGGAACCCGGTCGCGTGCGCCGCGGGGCTCGCCGTCCTCGACACCATCCAGGCCGAAGGTCTCCTGGAGAACACCAAGCGGGCGAGCGAGAAGCTGCGGGACGGAATCGAGTCACTCGGCCACCCGCTCGTCGGCCATGTCAGGGGCGCGGGCCTGCTGCTGGGTATCGTGCTCACCGAGCCGCTCGCGCCCCAGGCGCAGCAGGCGGCTCAGGACGCCGGCTTCCTGGTGAACGCGCCCGCCCCCGATGTCGTACGGCTGATGCCGCCGCTGAACGTCCGCGACGACGAGGTGGACGCATTCCTCCAGGCACTGCCCGGCGTCCTGGAAACGGCTGCCGAGGCTTTGAAGGCCGCTGAAGCCAACGGGGACGGACGATCCGGAGAATGAGACGACGATGAGTCATGCGCAAGGCAACGAGCACGCGGAGCACCCGGATCACACCGGGCCCGCGGTGCCGCAGACCCGCACCGCGCGCCACCGCCGGATCGTGGACATCCTCAACCGGCAGCCGGTCCGCTCCCAGAGCCAGCTGGCGAAGCTGCTCGCCGACGACGGCCTGACCGTCACGCAGGCGACGCTCTCCCGGGACCTGGACGAGCTGAACGCGGTGAAGATCCGCAACGCCGAGGGCGACCTCATCTACGCGGTGCCGAGCGAGGGCGGCTTCCGCACGCCGCGGGCCCCGCTCGGCGAGTCCGCCAAGGAGGAGCGGATGCGCCGCCTCTCCGCGGAGCTGCTGATCTCGGCGGAGGCCTCGGCGAACCTCGTCGTCCTGCGCACCCCGCCGGGCGCCGCCCAGTTCCTGGCTTCGGCGATCGACCAGGCGGAACTGCACGACATCCTCGGGACGATCGCGGGCGACGACACGCTGATGCTGATCAGCCGGGAGGCTACGGGGGGTCAGGCGTTGGCGGATCATTTGCTGCGGTTGGCTTCCAACGAGCACTGAGGCCGGCCCCTGGGCCTTGGGCGCCGTTGATCACCGGCTTCGCCGAGTTCGTCCTCAAACTCCCCCAAGCTCTTAAAGAGCAGGGGGGACCCCCTCGACGGGCTGGAATTCCGCCGTGCCATCCACGCCGCCACCAGGGCCCCGGACACGTTGTGCCACACGGAGAACACCGCAGAGGGCAGCGCGGCGAGCGGGCTGAAGTGGGCCGTGGCCAGCGAAGCCGCGAGGCCGGAGTTCTGCATGCCGACCTCGAAGGCCATCGCGCGGGAGGCCGGCTGCCCGAGCCGGGCCAGCTTGCCCGCGCCGTAGCCCAGCGCAAGGCCGAGGCCGTTGTGCAGGAAGACGGCGAGGAACACCAGTGCCGCGGCCGGCTTGATGGCCGCGGCACTGCCCGCGACCACGATCGCCACGATGGCGGCGATCGTCAGGGCGGACAGCCATGGCAGCGCGCTCAGGATTCGCCCGATGTGGCGCCCGAAGAGCAGCCGCACCACGAGACCCGCGATGACCGGAAGCAGCACGGTCTTGAGGATGTCGGTGACCATCGACCCCGCGTCGACGGGCAGATACTCGCCGGCGAGGAGCAGCGTCAGCGGCGGAGTGATGAGCGGCGCGAGCACGGTCGAGACGGTGGCGACGGAGACGGAGAGTGCCACGTCACCGCGCGCCAGGTACGTCACCACGTTCGACGCGGTGCCGCTCGGCGCGCAGCCCACCAGGATCACGCCGGCCGCCAACTGCGGTGAGAGGCCGAGCGCGTGGGCGATCAGCCAGCCGAGGCCCGGCATGATCATGGATGGGGTCTCCCCTGCTCCTTAAGAGCTTGGGGAAGCGCGACCAGGCCGAGCGCGACGGCCCAGGGCCGTTTGACGACGCCCTGGAAGTCGAGCGGGGTCATCGTGAGCCCCATGCAGAACATCACGACGCCCAGGAGGTACGGGACGTTCGTGCCCCAGCCCTTGAAGGCGTCCGGCGCGGCGAGGCCGAGCGCGCCGGCGGCGAGCACGAGGACGGGGAAGACCGTGACGGCGAGCCGGGCCGCCTTGTCGCCGCTCTCCGTCGAGTTGGGGATCGTCTGTTCGGTTTGCACCCCGCGATGCAACGCCGCCGCAGAGCGCGACCGCAACCGCGTCTCGATATGTGGTCGCTACACCTACGATGGAAGCGTCGAGTGCGCTGTGCTCAGTACTGCGTGATGGCCGTAGCCCCCGACACCGTCCCGATCGCGATGTGCGGCCGCCGCCCCTCGTCGGCCCACCGCAGGATCCGCCGCATCGCGTCCGCGGAGACCGACACGCAACCCGCCGTCGCCCCGCGCCCGTTGACGTGCAGGAAGATCCCAGCGCCGCGACCCCGCGCCGGACGGTCGTAGTTGAAGCCGATCACCAGGGCGTGCGCGTACTGGGGGTCGTACGTGACGAGGTGTTCGGACTCGGCGGCGCGGCAGTCGGCGGCGCGTGGCTGGGTCCAGCGGTTGTAGGAGCGGGACTTGTTGTCCTGGCACCACCAGGACGTCCTCGTCACGCGGCGGTAGGTGTAGTCCGTGCCCGACGGTGCGCGCTCGATGCCGAAGGCGTAGGGGAGGCGGAAGAGGCCCGTGGGTGTCGTGTTCGTGCCCTGTTTGCGCGAGCCGCCCTCCGTCAGGCCCTGCGCGCCGAACCGCGCGGCCGCAGAGCCGGCCTTCGCCCACCGCCCGGCACGCCGGTCCCACCACGTGACCGTGCCGGTGGTGGAGCCGGTGCGTGCGGCCAAGGCGGTGATGAGCTGGGTGCCGCCGCCGGTGTCGGCCATGCGGTCCGGGAGCGGTGGTCCTGCTGCGGATGTGCCGGGCGCGGACGCGACGGTCGCGGCGGTGGCGAGCAGGGCTGCGGACGCGAGGGCGGCGGCACGTAGGCGCATGGTTCAGACGGTAAGGGGCGGCAGCGGCAACGGCAGGCCCGGCAGGCCGTCGATGCTCTGCGCGATGTGCTCCTTCTTGGTGAAGTACGCGCTCAGCGACGCGTCGTCCTCGCGCCCGAAACGCTTGGCGTGCAGATCGCGGTCCTCGTCGTACGACATGAAGGGAACGTTGTAGCCGCAGGTGTCACGGACGAGTTCGGCCGTCACGACGATGATCGCGCGCAGGCCGTGCGGGGTGGGGTCGATGTCGGGGAAGTGCCCGAGCAGCTCCGCCCAGCGCGGGTCGTCGCGGAAGACGGGCTCGCCGCGCCCGTGCACCCGGACGATGTTCGGCGGGCCCTGGAAGGCGCACCACATCAGGGTGATGCGGCCGTTCTCGCGCAGATGCGCCACCGTCTCCGCGTTGCTGCCCGCGAAGTCCAGGTAGGCGACGGTGAGCTCGTCGATGACCACGAAGGATCCGGTCAGGCCCTTGGGGGAGAGGTTGACCGTGCCGTCGTCCGCGAGCGGCGCGGTCGCCGTGAAGAAGACGGGCTGTGCCTCGATGAACGTGCGGAGCCGGCCGTCTATGCGTTCGTAAGTCTTTCCCATGCCTAAGGATTATTCATCAGAGATCGTTCGCCTGTCTAACAACTTCGCGCGACGTCTCGGGGGGAGGGTGAGATTGACGAATCATGCAGAGGTCTGCATACTCATGCATAACAGAGTGTGCATCGAGCACCGTGATTCGAGCACCGTGAGGAGAGAGCCATGACCGAGCGCGTCGTACTCGCCTATTCAGGCGGTCTGGACACCTCCGTCGCCATCGGCTGGATCGCCGAGGAGACGGGCGCCGAGGTCATCGCCGTCGCCGTGGACGTCGGCCAGGGCGGCGAGGACCTGGACGTCATCCGCAAGCGCGCGCTCGCCTGCGGTGCCGTGGAGGCCGAAGTGGCCGACGCCAAGGACGAGTTCGCCGAGGAGTACTGCCTCCCGGCGATCAAGGCCAATGCCCTCTACATGGACCGCTACCCGCTGGTCTCCGCCCTCTCGCGGCCGACCATCGTCAAGCACCTCGTGGCCGCCGCCGAGAAGCACGGCGCCGGGATCGTGGCGCACGGCTGCACCGGCAAGGGCAACGACCAGGTCCGTTTCGAGGCCGGCATCTCCGCGCTCGGCCCCGACCTGAAGTGCATCGCCCCGGTCCGTGACTACGCGATGACGCGGGACAAGGCGATCGCCTTCTGCGAGGAGAAGCAGCTCCCGATCGCCACCACCAAGAAGTCCCCGTACTCCATCGACCAGAACGTCTTCGGACGGGCCGTCGAGACGGGCTTCCTGGAGGACATCTGGAACGCGCCGATCGAGGACATCTACGAGTACACCGCGAACCCGGCCGAGCCGCGCGAGGCCGACGAGGTCGTCATCTCCTTCAAGGAGGGCGTCCCGGTCGCCGTCGACGGCAGGCCCGTCACCGTCCTGCAGGCGATCCAGCAGCTCAACGAGCGGGCCGGAGCCCAGGGCATCGGCCGGATCGACATGGTCGAGGACCGGCTGGTGGGCATCAAGTCCCGTGAGGTGTACGAGGCGCCGGGCGCCATCGCGCTCATCACGGCGCACCAGGAGCTGGAGAACGTCACCGTCGAGCGCGAACTGGCCCGCTACAAGCGGCAGGTCGAGCAGCGCTGGGGCGAGCTGGTCTACGACGGCCTGTGGTTCTCCCCGCTCAAGCGCGCCCTCGACGGCTTCATCGACGAGGCAAGCCGGCACGTCACCGGCGACATCCGGATGACCCTGCACGGCGGCCGCGCCGTCGTCACAGGGCGGAAGTCCGGCGCGTCCCTCTACGACTTCAACCTCGCGACCTACGACTCGGGCGATACGTTCGACCAGTCCAAGGCGCAGGGCTTCATCGAGATCTTCGGTCTGTCCTCGAAGATCGCCGCCAAGCGGGACCTGGCGTAACGGCGATCGCGTAGCCATCCTCGTATCGCGTAACCATCCTCATCAAGGAGCACGTGCAAGTGAGCAACAACAACGGCGGTGACGTCCGGCTCTGGGGCGGCCGGTTCGCGGACGGCCCGGCGGAGGCCCTGGCCAAGCTGTCGGCATCGGTCCACTTCGACTGGCGCCTCGCGCCGTACGACATCGCCGGTTCCCGCGCCCACGCGCGCGTGCTGCACAAGGCGGGGCTGCTCACCGAGGACGAGCTGACGCGCATGCTGGCCGGGCTCGACAAGCTTGAGGCCGATGTCGCCGACGGCTCGTTCGTCGGCACCATCGCCGACGAGGACGTGCACACCGCCC encodes:
- a CDS encoding VOC family protein; its protein translation is MPRITPNLWFDTQGEEAAKFYVSVFPNSKITNVSHYGEAGPRPAGTVLTVEFVLDGQPYLALNGGPEFTFNEAVSLSIDCADQEEVDHYWTKLSEGGEEGPCGWLKDKFGLSWQVVPEDLVKLLADPDAGRAQRAMKAMLGMKKIVVAELHKAADQA
- the argC gene encoding N-acetyl-gamma-glutamyl-phosphate reductase — its product is MAVRAAVAGASGYAGGELLRLLLVHPEVEIGALTANSNAGQRLGTLQPHLFPLADRVLEPTTTEVLAGQGRRHDVVFLALPHGQSAAVAEQLGPDVLVVDMGADFRLKDAGDWEKFYGSEHAGTWPYGLPELPGARAALEGAKRIAVPGCYPTAVSLALFPAYAADLVEAEAVIVAASGTSGAGKAAKPHLLGSEVMGNMSPYGVGGVHRHTPEMIQNLSAAAGTPVSVSFTPTLAPMPRGILATCSAKAKDGVTAASVRAAYEKAFADEPFVHLLPEGQWPATAAVYGSNAVQIQVAYDEAAGRVIVIGAIDNLTKGTAGGALQSMNIALGLDEATGLTTIGVAP
- the argJ gene encoding bifunctional glutamate N-acetyltransferase/amino-acid acetyltransferase ArgJ, with amino-acid sequence MSVTAAKGFTAAGIAAGIKQNGNPDLALVVNTGPCLAAAGVFTSNRVKAAPVLWSEQVLKGGLVSAVILNSGGANACTGPQGFQDTHATAEKVAEVLDGVNAGEVAVASTGLIGVTLPMDKLLPGVETAAGELSAHGGEKAAIAIKTTDSVHKTSVVTKDGWTVGGMAKGAGMLAPGLATMLVVLTTDADLGADVLDRALRDATRLTFDRVDSDGCMSTNDTVLLLASGAAQVAPEYAEFADAVREVCDDLGRQLIGDAEGASKDIKVEVVNAASEADAVEVGRSIARNNLLKCALHGEDPNWGRVLSAIGTTSAAFEPDLLNVAINGVWVCKNGSVGEDRELVDMRYREVVITADLAAGDETATIWTNDLTADYVHENSAYSS
- the argB gene encoding acetylglutamate kinase: MSTPTARKHTALPKAQILIEALPWLTRHRGKTVVIKFGGNAMIDEELKAAFAQDVVFLHHAGLRPVVVHGGGPQISKALDRHGIVSEFKAGLRVTTEDAMDVVRMVLAGQVQRELVGLLNQHGPLAVGLTGEDAHTITATKHTPRIEGELVDIGRVGEITEIDTGAIEALLADGRIPVVSSIARSQDDGHVYNVNADTAAAALAAALDAETLMVLTDVEGLYEDWPNSDEVISRLTAAELEKLLPELASGMVPKMEGCLHAVRNGVETARVIDGRVQHSILLEIFTDEGIGTMVVPDAEGEAE
- a CDS encoding acetylornithine transaminase encodes the protein MTGNQELTARWQGALMDNYGTPRLPLVRGAGSRLWDADGNEYVDFVGGIAVNALGHAHPAIVEAVSAQIGSLGHVSNLFVAEPPVALAEKLLQLFGREGKVYFCNSGAEANEGAFKIGRLTGRSHMVATEGGFHGRTMGALALTGQPGKQEPFLPLPGDVTHVPYGDVEALRAAVTTDTALVIIEPIQGENGVVVPPAGYLKAAREITAATGTLLVLDEVQTGIGRTGHWFEYLAHEGVQPDVVTLAKGLGGGLPLGATVAFGAAAELFKPGHHGTTFGGNPVACAAGLAVLDTIQAEGLLENTKRASEKLRDGIESLGHPLVGHVRGAGLLLGIVLTEPLAPQAQQAAQDAGFLVNAPAPDVVRLMPPLNVRDDEVDAFLQALPGVLETAAEALKAAEANGDGRSGE
- a CDS encoding arginine repressor codes for the protein MSHAQGNEHAEHPDHTGPAVPQTRTARHRRIVDILNRQPVRSQSQLAKLLADDGLTVTQATLSRDLDELNAVKIRNAEGDLIYAVPSEGGFRTPRAPLGESAKEERMRRLSAELLISAEASANLVVLRTPPGAAQFLASAIDQAELHDILGTIAGDDTLMLISREATGGQALADHLLRLASNEH
- a CDS encoding L,D-transpeptidase; translation: MRLRAAALASAALLATAATVASAPGTSAAGPPLPDRMADTGGGTQLITALAARTGSTTGTVTWWDRRAGRWAKAGSAAARFGAQGLTEGGSRKQGTNTTPTGLFRLPYAFGIERAPSGTDYTYRRVTRTSWWCQDNKSRSYNRWTQPRAADCRAAESEHLVTYDPQYAHALVIGFNYDRPARGRGAGIFLHVNGRGATAGCVSVSADAMRRILRWADEGRRPHIAIGTVSGATAITQY
- a CDS encoding pyridoxamine 5'-phosphate oxidase family protein; protein product: MGKTYERIDGRLRTFIEAQPVFFTATAPLADDGTVNLSPKGLTGSFVVIDELTVAYLDFAGSNAETVAHLRENGRITLMWCAFQGPPNIVRVHGRGEPVFRDDPRWAELLGHFPDIDPTPHGLRAIIVVTAELVRDTCGYNVPFMSYDEDRDLHAKRFGREDDASLSAYFTKKEHIAQSIDGLPGLPLPLPPLTV
- a CDS encoding argininosuccinate synthase, giving the protein MTERVVLAYSGGLDTSVAIGWIAEETGAEVIAVAVDVGQGGEDLDVIRKRALACGAVEAEVADAKDEFAEEYCLPAIKANALYMDRYPLVSALSRPTIVKHLVAAAEKHGAGIVAHGCTGKGNDQVRFEAGISALGPDLKCIAPVRDYAMTRDKAIAFCEEKQLPIATTKKSPYSIDQNVFGRAVETGFLEDIWNAPIEDIYEYTANPAEPREADEVVISFKEGVPVAVDGRPVTVLQAIQQLNERAGAQGIGRIDMVEDRLVGIKSREVYEAPGAIALITAHQELENVTVERELARYKRQVEQRWGELVYDGLWFSPLKRALDGFIDEASRHVTGDIRMTLHGGRAVVTGRKSGASLYDFNLATYDSGDTFDQSKAQGFIEIFGLSSKIAAKRDLA